A DNA window from Legionella sp. MW5194 contains the following coding sequences:
- the tolB gene encoding Tol-Pal system beta propeller repeat protein TolB, which produces MLKRLLILFFTACSSGVFALDLELTQGINSALPIAINSFGYDSAGSELTTIINHDLQLSGQFKIIPTPPGLPDGAQGVSILRGAGADSVLTGRVSKLGFNRYDVSFDLIDAVANGRLLTKSFQVGSNDIRALAHHISDLVYEKLTGERGVFSTRIAYVLVQRNSGRPRYSLEVADADGFNPQSLLVSPEPIMSPSWSPDGRQIAYVSFEKKKAQIFIVSVETGKRRLVTDFTGINGAPAWSPDGNQLAVVLSKSGSAKIYTVDLSSGRLKQLTFGDAIDTEPRFAPDGRSLLFTSGRGGSPQVYRLSLADGSVSRVTYDGSYNARASYTPDQRHIVMLHKEQDSRFNIGVQDENGRVTQVTFATLDESPSISPNGRLILYATRHNDKGVLGIVSLDGRIHMRLPAREGDVQEPAWSPFLG; this is translated from the coding sequence GTGTTAAAACGATTGTTAATACTATTTTTTACTGCCTGTTCGAGTGGTGTCTTCGCACTCGATCTTGAGTTAACCCAGGGGATTAACTCGGCCTTACCTATTGCTATTAATTCCTTTGGCTATGACAGTGCCGGCTCTGAATTGACCACGATCATTAACCATGATTTGCAGTTGTCCGGCCAGTTTAAAATCATTCCAACACCGCCGGGTTTGCCTGACGGTGCACAAGGGGTGAGCATTCTTCGCGGCGCCGGTGCTGACAGCGTATTGACCGGACGTGTCAGCAAACTGGGTTTTAACCGCTATGATGTCAGTTTTGATTTGATTGACGCGGTAGCCAATGGGCGTCTGTTAACCAAAAGTTTTCAGGTAGGCAGCAACGACATCCGGGCTTTGGCACACCATATCAGCGATTTGGTCTATGAAAAATTGACCGGTGAGCGCGGTGTGTTCTCTACCCGCATTGCTTATGTGCTAGTGCAACGCAACAGTGGGCGTCCCCGTTATTCTCTGGAGGTGGCGGATGCCGATGGATTTAATCCCCAGAGCCTGCTGGTTTCCCCTGAGCCCATTATGTCGCCCTCCTGGTCGCCGGATGGACGGCAAATTGCCTATGTGTCGTTTGAAAAGAAAAAGGCGCAGATCTTCATTGTTTCTGTTGAAACGGGTAAGCGGCGTCTGGTGACTGATTTCACCGGTATTAACGGGGCGCCTGCCTGGTCCCCTGACGGCAATCAGTTGGCGGTTGTGCTTTCAAAAAGCGGCAGCGCTAAAATTTACACGGTCGACTTGTCCTCAGGCCGTTTAAAACAGCTGACCTTTGGCGATGCCATTGATACCGAACCGCGTTTTGCTCCGGATGGACGCAGCCTGCTGTTTACTTCGGGACGCGGCGGCTCGCCTCAGGTTTATCGCCTGTCACTTGCCGACGGCAGTGTGTCGCGCGTCACGTATGACGGCAGCTACAATGCGCGTGCTTCCTACACTCCCGATCAACGGCACATTGTCATGCTGCATAAAGAACAGGACAGCCGTTTTAATATCGGCGTTCAGGACGAAAACGGCCGTGTCACGCAGGTGACTTTCGCCACCCTGGATGAATCCCCCTCCATTTCTCCCAATGGACGGCTGATTCTCTACGCCACGCGCCACAATGACAAGGGGGTATTAGGTATCGTTTCTCTCGATGGCCGGATTCACATGCGCTTACCAGCACGTGAAGGCGATGTGCAGGAGCCAGCCTGGTCACCGTTTTTAGGTTAA
- the tolA gene encoding cell envelope integrity protein TolA has protein sequence MRIEQSYRKAFYAALTLHLFLALLLLTESSSKRPVLVNEAKNTPGEMTPIEANAPQKEIVKAVSVNNQEVMETVNRLKQQRAQQVRAEQARQKALAQQAEQAKRARLQEQQRLAKLKEEADKLAIARKKQIEEEQKRLKQLALQKEQEAKRLEELKKKQNELQKKQQEEAAKLAQLQKKKDEEKAKADKLKADQAAAEARKKEEAMKLAAQKAAAEKAAAEKAAAEKAAADAAQAAANRARLAGEVDKYKALIINAIGRQWILPDNVDRGLSSQFRIRLAPDGAVLEVSLIRSSGDPILDRSAQTAIYKASPLPVPTDPATFDIFRDISLTVRPENVRG, from the coding sequence ATGAGGATTGAACAGAGTTACCGCAAAGCGTTTTATGCGGCTCTGACGCTGCATCTGTTTTTAGCCCTGTTATTGTTGACAGAATCGTCCAGTAAACGCCCCGTGCTGGTGAATGAGGCAAAAAATACCCCTGGTGAGATGACTCCGATAGAAGCCAATGCCCCGCAGAAGGAAATTGTTAAAGCGGTCAGTGTGAACAACCAGGAAGTCATGGAGACGGTGAATCGTTTAAAACAACAGCGGGCTCAGCAAGTCAGAGCCGAGCAGGCCCGCCAGAAGGCGTTAGCGCAACAGGCCGAGCAGGCAAAGCGCGCACGTCTACAAGAACAGCAGCGTCTGGCCAAATTAAAGGAAGAGGCGGACAAGCTCGCCATTGCAAGAAAGAAGCAAATAGAAGAAGAACAAAAGCGCTTGAAACAATTGGCTTTGCAAAAGGAGCAGGAAGCCAAACGTCTGGAAGAGCTTAAAAAGAAACAGAATGAACTTCAGAAAAAGCAACAGGAAGAGGCCGCCAAACTGGCCCAGTTGCAAAAGAAGAAGGATGAGGAAAAAGCGAAAGCCGACAAATTAAAGGCTGATCAGGCGGCAGCTGAGGCTCGCAAAAAGGAAGAAGCCATGAAACTGGCGGCGCAGAAAGCCGCCGCAGAGAAGGCTGCTGCCGAAAAGGCAGCGGCTGAGAAAGCGGCCGCAGACGCCGCTCAGGCCGCGGCCAATCGCGCACGCCTTGCCGGGGAAGTGGATAAATACAAGGCGCTGATTATCAATGCTATCGGCCGTCAATGGATTCTGCCCGATAATGTCGATCGCGGATTGTCCAGTCAATTCCGAATTCGCTTAGCGCCCGATGGCGCGGTCCTTGAAGTGAGTTTAATCCGCAGTAGCGGCGATCCAATTCTCGATCGCTCTGCACAAACCGCGATTTATAAAGCATCGCCGCTGCCGGTACCGACTGATCCGGCAACGTTTGATATATTTCGCGATATCAGTTTAACCGTACGACCAGAAAACGTGAGGGGATAA
- the tolR gene encoding protein TolR, protein MLRKKTKSSQPIAEINVVPYIDVMLVLLVIFMITAPMLTQGVTVDLPKAASQSLKPTEREPIIVSVNLRGDYFLNINTAPDLPMEPKALMVRVAAELELAKQNNQPVNVLVKGDQGVPYGKVVGAMALLKQAGAEQVGLLTDSSEAISENQA, encoded by the coding sequence ATGTTAAGAAAAAAAACCAAATCGTCTCAACCGATCGCGGAAATCAACGTGGTGCCTTACATTGACGTCATGCTGGTTTTGCTGGTTATTTTCATGATTACAGCCCCCATGCTCACCCAGGGGGTCACAGTGGATTTGCCAAAGGCTGCAAGTCAGTCACTGAAACCCACGGAGCGTGAACCCATCATCGTGTCGGTGAATTTGCGCGGCGATTATTTTTTAAACATCAATACAGCACCGGATTTACCCATGGAGCCCAAAGCGCTGATGGTCAGGGTGGCTGCCGAGCTTGAATTGGCTAAACAGAATAACCAGCCTGTTAATGTTCTGGTGAAAGGCGATCAGGGTGTGCCTTATGGTAAAGTCGTGGGTGCCATGGCCTTGCTGAAGCAGGCAGGGGCTGAACAGGTGGGTTTATTGACTGATTCGTCTGAGGCTATTTCGGAGAACCAAGCATGA
- the tolQ gene encoding protein TolQ — MGSHASVLGYFLQAGLVVKTVMLILLSASIVSWTLIIQRAWFFNRKKQQCDQFTRRFWDSGDLSKLYADIDSHADDKQGIAAIFHAGFKEYVRARKQGAVVLEPIQRVMQISHAKEAMRLEKHLPFFASVGSISPYIGLFGTVWGIMTSFQALGQAQQATIAMVAPGISEALVATALGLFTAIPAVIAYNRYSTRAGNLLEQYELFQDELVSLIEQQSAVPVRG; from the coding sequence GTGGGTAGCCATGCCAGTGTCTTAGGTTATTTTTTACAAGCCGGTTTGGTGGTTAAAACCGTGATGCTGATTTTACTTTCTGCCTCCATCGTCTCCTGGACATTAATTATCCAGAGAGCATGGTTTTTTAATCGCAAAAAGCAGCAGTGCGATCAGTTCACCCGCCGTTTCTGGGATAGCGGCGATTTGAGCAAATTGTATGCTGATATCGATAGCCATGCCGATGACAAACAGGGGATAGCCGCTATTTTCCATGCGGGATTTAAAGAATACGTGCGTGCCAGAAAGCAGGGTGCTGTTGTGCTTGAACCCATTCAGAGGGTCATGCAAATCAGCCATGCCAAGGAAGCGATGCGGCTTGAAAAACACCTGCCGTTTTTTGCCTCTGTCGGGTCCATTTCTCCCTACATCGGCCTGTTTGGAACAGTATGGGGAATCATGACATCTTTCCAGGCTTTAGGCCAGGCGCAGCAGGCAACCATTGCCATGGTCGCACCCGGTATTTCAGAAGCGCTGGTGGCTACGGCGTTGGGACTGTTTACTGCGATTCCTGCGGTTATTGCCTATAACCGCTACAGTACTCGTGCCGGCAATCTGCTTGAACAATATGAACTGTTTCAGGATGAACTGGTGTCATTGATTGAACAACAAAGCGCTGTGCCCGTGAGAGGATAA
- a CDS encoding YbgC/FadM family acyl-CoA thioesterase, with translation MSYQSSFRVYAEDTDMMGIVYHANFLCFFERARTEMLREKNWSLTRMAAEHDRHFVISDVSMQFLHPAMLDDLLFISSDIVKRSSCSILFEQSLRNQHNTLLCEAQVKIVCVDSAMKIQRIPPLYNEEEVDK, from the coding sequence ATGAGTTATCAAAGCAGCTTTCGTGTTTATGCTGAAGACACGGACATGATGGGCATTGTTTATCATGCCAATTTCCTGTGTTTTTTTGAACGGGCGCGAACTGAAATGTTGCGTGAAAAAAATTGGTCGTTAACCCGCATGGCCGCAGAGCATGACCGGCATTTTGTCATCAGCGATGTCAGTATGCAGTTTCTGCATCCGGCAATGCTTGATGATTTGCTTTTTATTAGCAGTGACATTGTTAAACGAAGTTCGTGCAGTATTTTATTTGAACAAAGCCTGCGAAATCAGCATAATACTCTGCTTTGCGAGGCGCAGGTCAAGATTGTCTGTGTCGACAGTGCAATGAAAATACAGCGTATACCGCCCCTTTACAATGAAGAAGAAGTAGACAAGTAG
- the ruvB gene encoding Holliday junction branch migration DNA helicase RuvB — protein MLESDRLISATPADSEEAIDRAIRPLSLKEYIGQDVVRSQMQIFIDAAKNRRDALDHVLIFGPPGLGKTTLANIISHELGVSLRQTSGPVLDKAGDLAAILTNLEENDVLFIDEIHRLSPLIEEILYPAMEDYKLDIMIGEGPAARSIKLELPPFTLVGATTRAGLLTSPLRDRFGIVQRLEFYHVDALTHIVSRSARLLKVQTDDEGAREIAMRSRGTPRIANRLLRRVRDYAEVKGNGRINRDVAHQALQMLDVDKLGFDLMDRKLLLTVIERFGGGPVGLDSIAAAIGEEKGTIEDVLEPFLIQQGYLMRTPRGRIATNLAYHHFGLQPVEHEL, from the coding sequence ATGCTCGAAAGTGATCGACTCATCAGCGCCACGCCCGCTGATTCCGAAGAAGCGATTGATCGCGCCATCCGCCCTTTAAGCCTTAAGGAATACATTGGCCAGGACGTCGTACGCTCGCAGATGCAAATTTTTATTGACGCCGCAAAAAACCGCCGCGATGCTCTGGATCATGTGCTGATTTTTGGGCCTCCAGGGCTTGGTAAAACCACACTGGCCAATATTATTTCCCATGAATTGGGGGTGAGTCTGCGCCAGACCTCAGGTCCCGTACTGGATAAAGCAGGCGATTTGGCTGCTATTCTCACCAACCTTGAAGAAAATGATGTGCTGTTTATTGATGAGATTCATCGCTTAAGCCCTCTGATTGAGGAAATCCTTTACCCTGCCATGGAAGATTACAAGCTGGATATTATGATCGGCGAGGGACCGGCCGCGCGCTCCATTAAACTGGAATTGCCGCCATTTACGTTAGTCGGGGCAACGACCCGCGCCGGCCTGTTAACTTCACCGCTGCGTGATCGATTCGGTATTGTGCAACGCCTGGAGTTTTATCATGTCGATGCCCTAACTCACATTGTTTCCCGTTCCGCGCGTTTGCTCAAGGTTCAAACCGATGACGAGGGCGCGCGTGAAATTGCCATGCGCTCACGGGGCACCCCGCGAATTGCCAACCGGCTGTTGCGTCGAGTCCGGGATTATGCCGAAGTCAAAGGCAATGGCAGGATTAACCGCGACGTGGCGCATCAGGCTTTGCAAATGCTCGACGTGGATAAACTCGGTTTTGACTTAATGGATAGAAAATTGCTGCTGACGGTCATCGAGCGTTTTGGCGGAGGACCTGTGGGTTTAGACAGCATTGCCGCAGCCATTGGCGAAGAAAAAGGGACAATTGAAGATGTTCTTGAGCCTTTTCTTATACAGCAAGGCTATCTCATGCGAACACCTCGCGGTAGAATAGCGACCAATCTGGCCTATCACCATTTTGGCCTGCAACCGGTTGAGCATGAGTTATAA
- a CDS encoding RNA polymerase sigma factor produces the protein MGLSSGETDYQLIHSALNGNEKAINQLISRYYQKITLQIRVQVHDAAAVNDLVQDVCIKLFRHIRQFDCRSNFTTWLYRIIQNTVKNYYRSRQLMAEREAATDYLPSDAVTNPEALLIEFQLGKRLDALFSQLPLGMQQCFLLHVFGGLSYDEVAAYLNCPLGTVRSRICRTREMLWTGINKPNDKRKH, from the coding sequence ATGGGCCTATCGTCAGGGGAAACGGATTATCAATTAATTCATAGTGCACTTAATGGCAACGAAAAGGCCATTAATCAACTGATATCCCGCTATTACCAAAAAATTACCCTGCAGATCCGGGTGCAGGTACACGATGCGGCAGCAGTTAATGATCTGGTCCAGGATGTCTGCATCAAATTATTTCGCCATATCCGGCAATTTGACTGCCGTTCAAATTTCACCACCTGGCTTTATCGCATCATTCAAAACACCGTTAAAAACTATTACCGAAGCCGCCAATTAATGGCTGAGCGTGAGGCGGCCACTGATTACCTGCCGTCTGATGCAGTGACCAACCCTGAGGCCTTGTTAATTGAGTTTCAATTGGGGAAGCGTCTGGATGCCCTGTTTAGCCAGTTGCCTTTGGGCATGCAGCAGTGCTTTCTCCTGCACGTGTTTGGCGGTTTAAGTTATGATGAAGTAGCCGCCTACCTCAATTGTCCGCTGGGTACTGTTCGCTCGCGCATTTGTCGCACCCGCGAGATGCTTTGGACAGGTATTAATAAACCAAATGACAAGAGAAAGCATTAA
- a CDS encoding succinate dehydrogenase assembly factor 2: protein MMDAARKAKLTWQCRRGMLELDLLLNQFLNRQLDQLNEEQIAQFEILLQQPDPVLYSWLMGSVPANRDVEDIVRRIQLQDYLK, encoded by the coding sequence ATGATGGATGCAGCCAGAAAAGCAAAACTGACATGGCAATGCCGGCGCGGGATGTTGGAGCTGGATCTCCTCTTGAACCAATTTCTTAACCGCCAGCTGGACCAGCTGAATGAGGAACAAATTGCACAATTTGAAATCTTGCTGCAGCAACCCGACCCAGTCCTGTACAGCTGGTTAATGGGTAGTGTGCCAGCCAACAGGGACGTGGAAGACATTGTCAGACGAATTCAATTACAGGATTACCTTAAATAA
- a CDS encoding folate-binding protein YgfZ: MNHGSYTVANRIYETRHPLEEEVRFDAAENYVLHLSNLAVLAVEGAKAADFLQGQLTCDVRLVTPSTIQRGALCNLKGRIMALLDVIDWQGYHLVLQKDLIDETKSSLAKAAMLSRLSLQVKTDWHAFGFLINNSSQTLPRLTLPDESGHAATTDDYCCYSLGNNLFLALIRQQRISHYLEGFSTSQQRGPLGWHYLQLLNRHVTIYPETRGLFLAHRIDLHKQGYISFDKGCYKGQEIIARTHYKAKLKHELKVFTVFSNKPPVPGSRLFNEGTQQEIGELVDCCPKSSDCYLIAVSIQFEHAQVVSLENQSETLTLLDALESPKKP, encoded by the coding sequence ATGAATCATGGCTCTTACACCGTCGCAAACCGTATTTACGAAACCCGGCATCCTCTTGAAGAGGAAGTTCGTTTTGATGCCGCTGAAAATTATGTTCTTCATCTGTCCAATTTGGCAGTCCTTGCCGTGGAAGGCGCCAAAGCGGCTGATTTTCTACAGGGCCAGCTGACCTGCGATGTGCGCCTAGTCACTCCTTCCACCATACAGCGGGGTGCCTTATGCAACCTGAAAGGACGCATCATGGCCTTGCTTGACGTGATTGATTGGCAGGGTTATCACCTCGTATTGCAAAAGGATTTGATTGATGAGACAAAAAGCAGCCTGGCCAAAGCGGCAATGCTGTCGCGCTTAAGCCTGCAAGTCAAGACTGATTGGCATGCATTTGGTTTTTTAATCAACAACAGCAGCCAGACGCTGCCCCGGCTTACCTTGCCTGACGAATCAGGTCATGCCGCCACCACTGATGATTACTGTTGCTATTCGCTCGGCAATAATCTGTTTTTAGCGCTTATCCGTCAGCAGAGAATAAGCCATTACCTTGAGGGCTTCTCCACCTCACAGCAGCGCGGTCCACTCGGCTGGCATTACTTGCAGCTTTTAAACCGTCATGTGACCATCTATCCTGAAACTCGAGGTCTGTTTCTCGCTCACCGTATTGATTTGCACAAACAAGGCTACATCAGTTTTGACAAGGGCTGCTACAAAGGACAGGAAATCATTGCCCGCACACACTATAAAGCCAAATTGAAGCATGAGCTTAAGGTGTTCACCGTCTTCAGCAACAAGCCTCCGGTGCCTGGCAGCCGTCTTTTTAATGAGGGAACCCAGCAGGAAATAGGCGAGCTGGTCGACTGTTGTCCCAAAAGCAGCGATTGCTATTTAATCGCGGTCAGCATCCAGTTTGAGCATGCTCAAGTGGTGTCACTCGAAAACCAGAGTGAAACGCTGACCTTGCTTGATGCCCTGGAAAGCCCAAAGAAGCCGTAA
- a CDS encoding cytochrome b, translating into MNNGKSVMAYSSGSKFFHWTVALILILMLAGSFFLDDVPKQWQGMAYMMHKSLGITILALMILRIIWIIRTGKPALPPTVPAWQVFAARFVQYALYVFVILMPIVGWVMSVAAGRPPRLFGLVTLTLPGIPNDESLAHFLAEVHEVIAWIIIALLVLHVAGALKHYFVDKDGVVQRMLPGRRNETPHL; encoded by the coding sequence TTGAATAATGGCAAATCCGTAATGGCCTATTCGTCCGGTTCCAAATTCTTTCACTGGACTGTGGCATTGATTTTAATTCTCATGCTGGCGGGAAGTTTTTTTCTCGATGATGTGCCTAAGCAATGGCAAGGCATGGCCTACATGATGCACAAGTCATTGGGCATTACTATTCTGGCCTTGATGATTTTACGAATTATCTGGATCATTCGCACCGGCAAACCGGCTTTGCCCCCGACCGTGCCGGCCTGGCAGGTCTTTGCGGCCCGCTTTGTGCAATATGCCCTGTATGTGTTTGTCATTCTCATGCCCATTGTGGGCTGGGTGATGTCAGTGGCCGCCGGTAGACCGCCGCGTTTGTTTGGCTTGGTTACGTTAACGTTGCCCGGTATTCCTAACGATGAATCGCTGGCTCATTTTCTGGCCGAAGTGCATGAGGTTATTGCCTGGATTATTATCGCGTTGCTGGTCCTGCACGTGGCCGGTGCATTGAAACATTACTTTGTTGACAAAGATGGCGTCGTGCAACGCATGTTGCCTGGGCGTCGCAATGAGACGCCCCACCTGTAA